TATTACGGGACGTCACAACTAACTTTCGTGCATCTCCTTCACATTCTGCGCTCCTGTTAACTGGTTAGGTGGTGGCAAATTAGCTCACGCATCGCATGTGCACGGTCCGTGATGACGGACCCAATTACTTGTCGGCGGGTAGCAGCTCACGACAAAGGAAAACAGCGCGATGGATTTAGCGGCACATCCTTCAGTCTACGACTGGCACAAAAAACGTTTCCTCCGCGGCGCCCTCCTCGGACGCCGcactccaataaaaaaaaagcgtttGCTGACTCACCGGTTTGTTTGGGCTTACTGACCTGACCCAGTCGATGACCTGCCGGTGGGGTCGACGCTCCCGGCTTGTTGGGGGCCGGTGATTGCTTCTTAATGAAGCGCTGCACGATGGCGGTTGCTTGCCGGCGGTTTGACGGGCCGGCTGGTGGATCTCGTCCACGTGGAGGTCCCCTGGCCTTCCCTCGGACTAATATGTTACCGGATCAGTCCGCTTCCGACCAGTTGACGGTTGTCGGGGATTTTCCGTCCGTTGGGGAAAGCGTCGCGCTTGGGTGCGGAAAGAATCTGCGGGCGGGAAAATCAAGCCAATCTGGCTACACAACACATATGAGCACAAACACATTTAGCACACTTTAGAGCAACAAACTTTACCTTCACAAGGTTTTCTTCGCCTACTCTCGCACACAAAATCTTTACGCACACTTTCTGCCTAATTGCTAAGAAATGAACAATTATTAATTAACTAATTATATTTAAAGTCACAGTAGCACATACTTTCGAACAATTGAATTATTTACTTGCAAACGCGGACACTTCCAACTCGTTGGCTGATCACGAACGAAATGATCGAGTCCATGAATCCTCAGAACATGGATGGCTCGTACACAACAGGAACACGTAATTTCCCGACCCCTTTTCGTGTACGATCGAGACCTTATTGGCACGATGGATAATTGACACGAAAGTTGTGCTGCATTCCTTCTCCCACCTTATCCGAACAACAAATGGCCTCGACCTTGAAGAGCTTGGCTAATTGATAGTGCCTTTGCCTATGTCAAGGGACAATTATGCAAATTAATTGGCGATTGAAAGATGTAACTGCTTACAATCTACCTTATTTACAAAAACTATATACAAATTTATTCACAATATTCCTGACTGCTACAAGTTTTCCGTAACCGTTTCCGAGTTCGTTCGCTTGCTTCTTTATCAGCCCGATATGAACATTCACCTTCCTCAAAGCTGTTATTCACTGTTTCATCATTCGCTTCCCAGCTGTTTGATACAGTTTCATCTGCTGATAATGTCACCGCAGAAATGAATGATCCACACAATTCAGATTCAAGCTTCACGTCATATGCTGGAGTTTCCTCGCTGCTAAACATCTTGGTTTCATAAACTTTAAATAAAACAGCGTTTTTGTCGACAGGTACtattattcaaatttataaACACTTGTGAATGTaaggtaaaatgcccaatagtggcccccctagtagcgaaattttgctctttttgtcataaggagtagaaattttcagcatattaattctgcttgacatctaataccatgttctgcatctcctcttcacgatacatacataaaacactcaaatatacgacgttattcgttgaaattaacattttttaagTCTGACTGAATGCGCcatatagtagaccccctggggatctataataggaatttgcttccctacatatagtcgacacttcatttgatttttatgttccgtttcgggacgttcttcttccctattatggacaccccaaaatattcctataatggacactctcgtgtttattttttaaagaatagtaaaaaatcatttaattttttttccattgcatTTCCAAtgaatgtaatcaaatcataggactgtaaggtaggttcttccgacggaatttcatatcaaaatgtttacattgtgctgtaataatgccaAAATGGCTGAAGGGTCCACTATCGGTTGGGGTCCAACTATTGAGCACTTTACCCTATAACccaaccaagcaaatggtaaacaaacgACTTTActgtttcttcgacggaaacaccattttcttctaaattttgttattttcatcctccaaaaaatatgtttccccttcaaatcccctccagaaacatcctgtgagtaaatatttacactctaatctgtcatctaaaagctatttcagctgcgaccatctgcgaccaaacaaatggtaaacaaatagctTTACTATGTTTATTCGACGGAAACACAATTTTCTActcaattttgttatcttcatcctCTAAGAAAGTATGTTTTCCCTTCAACTCCCCTCCAGAAACGTCCTCTGGGTGAATATTTACACTCCAATCTTTCAtttaaaggctatttcagctccAACCGTCTACGACAAAGCTGAGGGTGAACAAATagcaaaattatgtttgttgaACAGATATAATATGTTCTGCTCAATTTAGTCGTGTACcgttttaatttctttttgaatatcCTTTAAGTGTATTGATATTTCTGGCTGCTGCCTAAATGGGATTTCAGTTACCACAGTCTGCGACTGAGCTAGGAAATAAATAAAGCATGGtaaaaaattaccaaaattgACGAACACGAGTATTATgttttcttgatcatgtttaaCTTTATGAGACTGAAAAGCATGTTTCTCCCCGATTTCCACTCTCAGACATCTCagagaaaatatttaaatttttagctaTCATTTAAGAGCTATGTGTGTGcagattattaaataatttatcgTGGATCACAAATGATTTaggtgaaaaaatattatatttaacCTTAAAATGAAATATTAAACCTTTAAGCCTAAGTATACGTGAAGGCTATACGTTTGTTCCAAAAACGAACTGTTATAGGATGCCCGGAGACCCACAGTACTAGATACCAGATGATATATGTCTATGCGTGtaaatgtgtgtgtatgtatgtgcgaaaaaaaatcacttatttTTTAGCACTTATACTTAACCGAGCTCggaacaagctgcattcgacgtgGAGCCAGATCGCACAATGGGcctaaaagttatggcaaaaatacaagTTTTGTATATGCACTGGAAAGGCATAAACACCGCTAGGTGTTTTGGTTTATTTTCGTTTACTACTTTCACAATAACAAGCATCTTCTTACCCACGCATCTTCCTCAAGAATGTAAATTGAACGTTGTTTGTTagatttttacaaaaaatattgaattcggCTCCGCAAAGTATGAtaatgactgagcctaccaaataattaaaaaatatgctGTTTAACCCGAAAAATAATGAAAGTACATCATTTTACAGTATAATTTCCGTAATTAATATTTATGACCGCCCTTCTAGGGGAATGGAACCACTGTGcactgatgaaattggccaaacTTTAATGCCTCCGGAGTAAGCAGAAAAATCATTGACTATGAAAAATCTCCCGGCGAAGCACCTATTGTCATtaactctagaccaacatttgaaaagagcgtagCAGCCAAAATTAATTCTTCTGATTTCTCCAGGGCTGACAATCatcatcgtcatagcacgaaattccacagtagcgacgagttgcattgtcttcattgctactctacacatcgtcaatgacgcgcacgacgacgttagctttcgtcgtgtaaccaaatcgttctgacgacatcgaagaacgagcagctgccatgcgaagatttttactaattatttgtaataatgaatttgaagcaacgtatgaaagcgttatgcATGTTAttgatacatttatgttaccaaatttcctactatttgtttatttgagacgctattatgtttttaaccagtccgtctataatgacgtgcaatcaattgtgtgaagaagtaacgacgaaaatcgtcataacttttgggctgcgcgactatcgtcgtggtacgcatgcggcgcgaagaaaacgaataggtgttgcgtcgtgcaatgttataaCGAATACTAattttcttcatacgacgagaatgactattgtcagccctggatTTCTCATCTACATGTATAGCTATTGAAGTCATGAAGaggaaataatggttttcatagccgttataaaactaaaaatgttacttggataCTGCTTGAGAAATTCATCagcaccgctaggtggatctaTCTAGGGTTTAGTGTATCGATTAGGATGGCACAAATCGATAGAGCTTTCACAAAACTATCGTACATTAGCTAATTCGAAAACCACTTATGGGCATTAGTGTTATCACCGACTCGGTACGCCCCATTCCACATGCTCAATCCCTTACTCCTCGAAAAGGAAAGTTTGGTTTATTAATTTCCATTTCACCTCAAATTGGATTATGTACCGATCCCAGGGTGAAACACTTTATATGTAGTTTAAGCGTTGTAGCGAAATATCAGAATATGCTATCtctaccccccccccccctttgcaCTTCAACGCAAAATATCGTTAATTGGATTGAAAACTGTTGATTGATGCCTCCGACATACGGCTTTCGGATGGAAAAAGCTTTTCAATTTAAACTCACTCGGGCATAACAGCTTGGGTGTATGCAATAACAATTTTAATAAACGATGTCACTAATGAGAATTTAATACGCGGTAACTATTAAAGGATATTATTGGGCGCCGGTAGTAAACTCGCATATGGGTTGATTGGAAGCTTTTAGTGTCATCCATTATGAGTTTTATGATCGTCATTATGAAGCTATCTGCGTTTCGGAACCGATGGATGCCTTCTCGGTTGTTGGATCGTCTGAAAAGAAGGATATTTTTTCGAATTGGAAAGTTAGTAAAATCGAACGCATTACTTACACTGACACTTGTAGGTACGAGAGAATTTCTTCTTTATATAAAATTTGTATACCAAAAAAGCAGCGACTGCGGTGAGTGTTGTGGCACATAAACAGATAATAAAAACTGGCCAATTGAATCccgaaatttgttttaattgatCGCACCAGCAAAGTCCCGGCTCTATACAACAAACACCAATGCAATCAAAGCATATTGGATCACAGTTTGAAGTGACGTTTGATAGCTCATATCCATCGTTACATTCACATTCATTTGGTGCGATGCAGTTTCCGTTTCTACAACCCTCGCACACTGGAAGACAAAAGTACGGGCTCTCAAGATTGGCGTAGCCTTCGTTGCACAAACAGTTCAAGTGAATGCAAGTGCCTTGTTCTACCGTGCAGTTGTTTTCGCATATTGAGACACACCACGGGTCATCAATGACAGCATGTCCGGGATTGCACTGGCACTGATTAGGTGCCACATTTTCCCTCCCCACAGTCATGATCACAAATTGGGCTACATGATCCGTCGTCTCTGGTTTCGTGTCCATCGGCGCATCTGAATATCCCAGGGGCAGTGCAAATTGCGTTATCCGGCAGACTGCCACAAACTGGGTTGCATTGGGACAGCACATCATTATCTGACGAAAGTTCGTAGCCATTGTGACAGGAACAGTTGTTGGGACCAATGCAGGAACCATAGGTGCAATTAATGAAACTTGGATCACAAAAGGGCTGGCAGTCGAAATCATTAATGGCGGTATAGCCTTCATAACAGCTGCATACATTTGGcttttggcaaatcccatttgAGCAGGGTTGGTCACAGCGTGGTTCACAATAAGATGAATTGACTTGGTTGAATCCGAGCAGACATTCACACACATCCGTATCGATGCAGTGCCCATTTACGCAAGCCGGGTTACAGAGTGGAGTACACCTTAGGATCGTATCCGCTCCCTCAGTTAGTTCGAAGCCTTCGTGGCAGTCACAGGTGTCGACGTCTGTGCAGTTACCATGCGTATCGCAGTCGACCACTTCCGGATTACAGTAGAAGGAGCATTTGTTTGTAGTGTTATGAATTTTCTGATATCCATACTCGCATGCACAAGAGCCGGGAGCGATGCAGTGTCCGTTCTCACAGGGTGGATCGCAAACTGGTTCACAGGCATGCGAACTACCTGCGGCTTGCTGGTAGCCATTTAAACATTGACACGAACCGTCCTCTTGGCAAGTAGCATTGATGCATTTAGGGCTGCACTTTGATTCGCAAGCCAACTTGGAGTCTCCTTCCTGGTAGATAACGAAGCCTACATCACAGCGTAGAACATTCGGAGCAATACAGCTTCCGTTCACGGCGTCTACATAGCGTGCATCACACACTGGTTCGCAGTAACTACTGTTCACTGATTGATATCCATTCAGGCACTTGCATTTATTCACGCCAATGCATTCGCCATTTTCGCATGGTGGATCGCACAATGCAGTGCATTTATGtgattcattcaatttccggtAGCCGTGCCAGCAAATACATTCTCCCGGTTCACCACAGTTGCCATTTTCACACTTAGGATCACAATCCGGGACGCActtgttttgaatcaacttatAGCCACTATTACAAACACACTTGTTTGGGGCCGTACACATTCCATTGGTACAATCCACCCACGTGGGATCACACACCGGATTACACGTGAACTGATCATATTTGGACAGTTCGTACCCGAAAAGACAATCACAACGATTCTTTCCTGAGCATACTCCGTTTGCACACGGTCTGTCACATTTGGCCGTACAAACCGTGTTGTTCTTTACTCCGAAATCCAAGAGCTTTTCATTGAAGTAGTAGCCGTCTCTACAGACGCACTGATTCTCCGCGCTGCACTCCCCATTTATACAGTCATCCTCACATTTAGGAACGCACAATCCAGCATCATTTTTAATGAATCCCTTCGAACAGACGCATTGATTCGGAGCAACGCAGTCTCCGTTGACGCAGGTCATGCACTGCGGTACACATCTGTCGCCAATCATGAGGTATCCGGTATTGCACGAGCATGTGTCGGGTGCCGTGCAGCGTCCATTGGTGCAGCCATTTTTGCACACAGGAATACACTCAGATCCGACTTCGTGGTACCCATCGCAGCAGCCTTGCTTGTTGGTCACTGCGTAGTCAAGCTGAAAGGGAGAACACAGATAAGGAGCGGTTATTAGGATCCCAATATTGAGCACTAATCGATTACATAGCATTGATTTGAATGGCAGGTACAAGCAACTGTACGTCTGGAGCCGTAACAATAAATATATTGGTTCTCTGTGGTAGTTTTGGAATAACTTTTCGATACTGCAGTCCtaggaaaaagaaaataattgaataaCAAATGTTCAGCAGATCAAAATCAATCGCTTACTTTACTTGATTCGTGCAATATTTACTCTCAGAGATTTCAATTGCTGAAATCAACACAACCAATAGCGCCGAGCTGCACTCTTTGAAGAGATTCATCTTGACTTAATTACAGCTCAAGTAGAACTGAATCTTTGCAAAAATTTAGTCGCTGTTTATTGTTCTGCCATTCAATCTTCAGCTTTTGGATATGTGTTATCACGAATAGTGCAAAGGGTGTACAGAATCAAATTGCTTCACTTTCAAAAACGATAACATTTCGTCTCCTGGGTTGATTATGATGAAATTTTGTGTACGGCGGCTTTAGCATGTTTTATTTACACTGCGTGTGTTTCATTGTGAAATTTCCAGCAGTTTCGAAATTACAGTCGAAGGACAAGACCGTGCGCGACATACATGATCTTGTGCCCTCACATAAAAAATCCACACCTTTAGAAAAGATGCCAATGGCCCCTAAATCACCGGAGCTGCGGTCGATCCAAAGATATTGGGCTAGAATAAAAGTTGGAGCTTTGAAGGGCAGGCATCCACAATTTTGCATTATGGAACATGAAATGCTTTATTGGTCTCGCACGTTAACATTTTTCATtggccaataataataataataataataataatcgtaggaggaagaggcgtcaccgatatacaaacactatgtgtttcccagatccagcagttgcgaagatacttcgtggaaagccagaaccgccacgaaatctatcgcgctgtgtgtgaagctgaccacggattcagtgccctgcatctggcgcaggaggcctatcagctgaattgcgacatcaaatctgtcgacgagatgatcgtatcgtggaagcagaaggagttacatgggacgcacccccatcaactggagctggaatatatcgacaaagcggcgtcgaatacgtggctggtgcggggtgaactcttctcggaaacagaaggattcatggtggccatccaggaccgggtaattgcgacgaagaactatcggcactatatattgcacgaaaacgtggaggaccgctgcaggaagtgcaattcagtaggagagacgatcgaacatatcgtgtccgggtgttcagcctatctcggtcgtcataacgaagtagccaagattgtgcaccaacagcttgctttaaagcacaacttggttaaccagtttgtcgcctactacaaatatgtgcctgtcccggttctggaaaatagtttcgtgaagctgtactgggatcgcgagatcataacggatgtcctcattcgtgccaatcggcccgatattgtggtctacgacaaaaggatgaagcgggtaaccctcaccgacattgctgtaccgcttgACCATAATGCTCAAACAACATACTCCAACAAGATAACcagaagtaccacgacttggcggaggagttgcaACATATGTGGCACCTAGAGGACGTGCGTATAGTTCCGGTTGTTATCgcagcaaccggaatcgtcccgaaatctcttctgcgATCCTTAAGAGAGCTgcaactatctcataacctccatagcatccaaaagacagtggttcgtggaacttgcagcatcgttagaagattcctgaaccaccataactaatacatccggtgcaaacgtttattataggattttaagtcaaccggcgaatgaggtccacagagcctaatctcctttggcattcagattgcccggggtaggtgaaaattcccagcacgccaaaactctataataatactatagctcagcccgtgccgacaaggcaaaacagaaacggcagcagaagaaatcatcaaggcaatgctgcacctgctgatgttgctgtggttgatcgacgtcaatcactcacgttgGCAGGCCGCCGACAgcaacggatcatgtggacaagtGAGATGAATCAatacgtgatccgttgctactacgtttgcaccaggatggagacggatatgtccggcagaccggcgatgctggagatgttcaatgagagcTTCCCTCGGTTTGGACCCCAGCTTGACTAGAACAAGTTGTATACACGCCAGAGtgctattatgtcacataatatgctgactccagaagacgtagagtatatcaagcgggaagtgcagagggaactaggagaggaggaggaggcaagatcgagcgatacgtcgagaaggagttctgttgggttggatgcaacaatcgcaagtaaccgtcgtgattcgattgcacccgccgctccaggacttacttacttacttatggatcctgtacacctccggtggtgcaaagggccgacttgaaagatctccatcctgagcgatgcccggttatcgctttaacctgttgccaggttagatttcggtcgacttcttttatttctttattgaggcttctccgccatgagcctctgggtctgcctctgctgcgatgtcccgctgggttccagtctaatgcttgcttacagatttcgtttccgcccctacgtagagtgtggccgacccagccccacttccgatcccgaatttctgttgttatcggcctctggtgacaacgacgatggagctcgttgtttgagatccagttgtgaggccaccaggcccgaattatataccgcaggcatctgttaatgaacacctgcagccgttgagtgttctccactgatacacaccatgtttccctagcgtataacagcacagatttcacgttagagttgaaaattcgtattttggtgcgttcacttatctgcctgttttttcagatatttcttaaactcgcaaaggcagcccttgctttcttggatccgtgcgcctatgtcgatcttggtaccgccgtctgacgccatttggctaccaagatattggaagctttcaacatacTCCACTTGTTGCccagctactgtgaaactggaaggaggcaccgtgtttacatccaacgatttggttttgttgacgttgatgactaaacctgccgaggaggagcgatcggcaaggtcgttgagcttactctgcatatcagagcgccgttgcgcgagtagtgcaacgtcatccgccaattcgaagtcgtttaggtgctccatggttataggctgccataacagcccgcggtttggttcacggtcaatcgcatctaccagaatctcatcgattacgatgaggaacagtaacggtgatagaatacatccttgcctcacaccagctacgacccggatagggtcggacaggaccccattgtgcagcactctacacgaaaaggcctcgtactgtgcttcgatgaggccgatgattttctcaggaaccccttgcgtctcagggcgccccacatattctcgtgattgagacggtcgaaagcttttcatagtcaatgaataccaagtaaagggactcttggaattcgttgacctgctccaaaatgatgcggagcgtgacaatatggtccacacaggatcttccggcacggaatccggcttgctgccgccggagagtcgcatcgatcttctcctggatccgggctaggataattttgcacaggactttgagaacggtacacagcaacataatgcctcgccagttatcgcatacagtcaggtcaccctttttgggcaccttcactaagataccttgcatccagtcgaccgggaaagttgcggtgtcccagatattacgaaataaacgatgcagtagttgagcggatgtcatggggtcagctttgagcatctcggctgatatgcggtcgacccctggggctttattcgatttcatgctttggatggctgtttgaatctctagcagtgatggagcttcggtattgacgcgtgttatacgtcggatcctaggcagatcatgccgaggtggtgatggcctggttggcacttgaaaaagttgttcgaagtgctcgaaccagcgtttcagctggtcagttggttcggtcaataactgatcattcgcgtctttcacaggcatcgttgcattcatctttgccccgcttaagcgtcgtgagatatcgtagaggaggcgaatgtccccggttgcggcggctctctctccttcgtcggccagagagtctgcccacgctcgcttgtcccgtcgacatgagcgttttacttccttctcaagagccgtgtatcgttgacgggctaagactttggctcctctggttttcgatcgctctatcgcggctttggcttctcttcgctcctctatcttctcgaacaaattaatgtttcgggaacagtaggttgttggcccaagcttccctatccaccgggatggggctgccatcttaggtatagctacCGGGGAATaacatttcatactcagccgctggatgccagaacagacgctgttggagccgcacctcctttgtggacagacgctcgatcagttgggtcaaatttgtttaaagtcccacccaacaccaggactaggctagtgcgttttgagcggcacacggtcacttcgatagggcctgcttggggacacatgcagctttttatagaagttcaacagagcccactgtcgaaccctaCCACAttctaggcagaccccacatgacgcaccctctcactctagctgatgtcagaaggacaacagtgc
The nucleotide sequence above comes from Armigeres subalbatus isolate Guangzhou_Male chromosome 3, GZ_Asu_2, whole genome shotgun sequence. Encoded proteins:
- the LOC134224226 gene encoding LOW QUALITY PROTEIN: cell death abnormality protein 1-like (The sequence of the model RefSeq protein was modified relative to this genomic sequence to represent the inferred CDS: inserted 2 bases in 1 codon), whose product is MNLFKECSSALLVVLISAIEISESKYCTNQVKTAVSKSYSKTTTENQYIYCYGSRRTVACTCHSNQCYLDYAVTNKQGCCDGYHEVGSECIPVCKNGCTNGRCTAPDTCSCNTGYLMIGDRCVPQCMTCVNGDCVAPNQCVCSKGFIKNDAGLCVPKCEDDCINGECSAENQCVCRDGYYFNEKLLDFGVKNNTVCTAKCDRPCANGVCSGKNRCDCLFGYELSKYDQFTCNPVCDPTWVDCTNGMCTAPNKCVCNSGYKLIQNKCVPDCDPKCENGNCGEPGECICWHGYRKLNESHKCTALCDPPCENGECIGVNKCKCLNGYQSVNSSYCEPVCDARYVDAVNGSCIAPNVLRCDVGFVIYQEGDSKLACESKCSPKCINATCQEDGSCQCLNGYQQAAGSSHACEPVCDPPCENGHCIAPGSCACEYGYQKIHNTTNKCSFYCNPEVVDCDTHGNCTDVDTCDCHEGFELTEGADTILRCTPLCNPACVNGHCIDTDVCECLLGFNQVNSSYCEPRCDQPCSNGICQKPNVCSCYEGYTAINDFDCQPFCDPSFINCTYGSCIGPNNCSCHNGYELSSDNDVLSQCNPVCGSLPDNAICTAPGIFRCADGHETRDDGSCSPICDHDCGEGKCXAPNQCQCNPGHAVIDDPWCVSICENNCTVEQGTCIHLNCLCNEGYANLESPYFCLPVCEGCRNGNCIAPNECECNDGYELSNVTSNCDPICFDCIGVCCIEPGLCWCDQLKQISGFNWPVFIICLCATTLTAVAAFLVYKFYIKKKFSRTYKCQYDPTTEKASIGSETQIAS